From Solwaraspora sp. WMMD1047, the proteins below share one genomic window:
- a CDS encoding glutathione S-transferase C-terminal domain-containing protein: protein MARAQFTKETDAGGQFVRQPNRFTGRISADSQAPPGGGPDAEGRWPLQAGRYRLVWSRACPWAHRVRIVRGLLGLDEAISLATVDPIRDDRGWRFSLDPDGRDPVLGIEYLAEAYRATDPDFAGRVTVPALVDTVTGRVVSNDFPQLTLDLSTRWGPLHRPGAPDLYPEPLRAELDELMEVLYHEVNNGVYLCGFATSQRGYQRSVRTLFDRLDDLSSRLTDRRYLMGDAITEADVRLFTTLVRFDAVYHGHFKCNLRKLTELPVLWAYARDLFQTPGFGDTVDFDHIKRHYYGTHPAINPTGIVPLGPDLSGWTVPHGRG from the coding sequence GCAGTTCGTCCGCCAGCCGAACAGATTCACCGGGCGGATCAGCGCGGATTCGCAGGCACCGCCGGGTGGCGGGCCGGACGCCGAGGGCCGCTGGCCGCTGCAGGCCGGCCGCTACCGGCTGGTCTGGTCGCGGGCCTGCCCGTGGGCGCACCGGGTCCGGATCGTACGCGGCCTGCTCGGCCTGGACGAGGCGATCTCGCTGGCTACGGTGGACCCGATCCGCGACGACCGGGGCTGGCGGTTCTCCCTCGATCCGGACGGTCGCGACCCGGTGCTCGGCATCGAGTACCTGGCGGAGGCGTACCGGGCGACCGATCCCGACTTCGCCGGCCGGGTCACCGTCCCGGCGCTTGTCGACACGGTGACCGGCCGGGTGGTCAGCAACGACTTCCCCCAGTTGACCCTCGACCTGTCCACCCGGTGGGGTCCGCTGCACCGCCCCGGCGCCCCGGACCTGTATCCGGAGCCGCTGCGGGCCGAGCTCGACGAGCTGATGGAGGTGCTGTACCACGAGGTGAACAACGGCGTGTACCTGTGTGGATTCGCCACCTCCCAGCGGGGTTACCAGCGGTCGGTGCGGACTCTCTTCGACCGACTGGACGACCTCTCCAGCCGGCTGACCGACCGCCGGTACCTGATGGGGGACGCGATCACCGAGGCGGACGTGCGGCTGTTCACCACGCTGGTCCGGTTCGACGCGGTCTACCACGGCCATTTCAAGTGCAACCTGCGGAAGCTGACCGAACTGCCGGTGCTCTGGGCGTACGCCCGGGATCTGTTCCAGACGCCCGGGTTCGGCGACACCGTCGACTTCGACCACATCAAGCGGCACTACTACGGCACCCATCCGGCGATCAACCCGACCGGGATCGTGCCGCTGGGCCCGGACCTGTCCGGGTGGACGGTTCCGCACGGGCGTGGCTGA